GACACTAAAACCAAAACTTAAGATTACATTTACATCAAAAGACACAACCAACGGAATTGGATTGATTTTGATTCAATAGTGATCTTTGATGTACAAGTTATAGTTAGACCCATAAAGATTATTGTTAAATCATATACCCGATTGCTCACCTCTAAAAAATAGGAAGGGATAATAAAAGGGTAACATGAATTACAATAATAAGATGAATATACCTTATCATTCCTATCCTAATAaaactttaatcataaattttttttttattaattttcattaacaTCTAATACACATCTCTAAATAGTACTATTTAAAATACATCAGTAGTTAGAATAATCATTCGCATTTTTACGGAGAaatgataataaattatatcatactccctcttattcatgTTTTAAATATTTGCTAATATGATATTACTGTTTCAAATATTTCTAATCATActtatgtaaaaattataaaatattaatataaaaaatttgcgttaataaaatcaaacaaaatctcctatagtataacttataaattaaaaaaacaaaacatgttaaagagtgatttaaaaaatattattcaaaaaatcaaatatgacaataaaaaataaataaaaaaaatacataacgAAAATCACATTTATCAATGTACTCTcttcaaatcaaaattaatgtCTTATTTGCTTTTTAGACACACTATACCTTCTCCATTTCGTATTAATTACAACATTAAAATatgacactattcattcatcactcttaatcaatgagatcttgtttagttcgtcttattataaaaattattaaaattatacttttataattttttattatataattagaaatattaagaattaaattaatatattgaattgtgtgataaagcaaatatggcaaatattttaaaaccgaaaaaatacttaatttttaatctataaatttaaatataatcaagtaaaagcttatttaatttgtctaatataacgattattaataataatatcttataatttttaattgtataaaattaaaaatatcatgaATTAAATTAGTGCCGCGTGAAACAGAATATAAAATTCACAAACCAAACACTTGTacataataaaatttcaaaacaagTTTAGCGTTACGGGTTTTGCTATGGTACAGAACCCTCACGATTCACCAATACTCACCACGAAGCTCTCTAAGCACTCTACCATGAGGAGAATCAGGATCACCCCTCATTTTATTCCATTTCCAATTCTCAACGGCTCTTAACAATGAGTCCTCAGCAGTATCTAGCTGCTCCGGCTTCCACACGATTACTCCCTCATCTCTTCCATAATACGACGTTGGGCTGTCCGTTGCCTGTGTTATGGGCTTTCTTGAGTCCACAAACTCCAATTCTGATAATGGAGATGCCTTGTGTGTTTTAAAGTACTCTTTGTTGTCCTCCTCTTGGGCCTTCTTTTGGGCCTTGTAAGCTTCTGCACCGTCCAATTGGCTAGCTCGATTCGATGATCGACGTTTTTGTTGGGTGTTGGGCTCGGATGGACGGCCCACTCCAGTGTGTTCTAACCTTCGGGATGAAGAGGTTGGTGGTCTGGGTGGGACTAATGGGTCGGGTGCCTCCCCAACATCTCCTCCCTTCGCAAATTTTAAgatcatttttcaataaaaaaatcttaaaacaaaatgTTCATAagctaataaataaattaattgattaaaCCCGTGTATTGATATACTCTTGTGAGATGAGACACCGTCTCACAATaagaaaatctaaaaataataaatagtttatatgctaataattaaaataatatcccaATAAAAAAGatctcaaaataataaatagtttatatgctaataattaaaataatctcCCAATAAGAAAGatctcaaaataataaatagtttatatgctaataattaaaataattaagctTATAGAATAattgtggaaaaaattttacCATTTCACATAagaatttgtaattattataataaactatgACTTTATACTTATTAACTCACTTTTTTCCAATAATAAAATGTCGaacatttaatttatgatttagcaaaatattttcaaatatattgtCTTACCCAACATGCTTTAAGATACATATAAACAAGTAACCCTTTCAACTGATAAAATAAGCCAAACAACTATTTCACAAAACTTAATTTGGCCTATTTTATGTCTTAACATATGTCTAttaattgttgatttttttagtttacaCATTTCAAATAAGACACTAAAGAAAGTTGTATAGAGCAGGTGAAAAAACAATAGTAGCATTATACTTTTATACTtttgaaatttcataatttaatgtttttttactaTCAATATTACGATAGCTTAAATTCTAAAAGTACACTGTTAATGAAAAAAACAAGGGTAAAAACAAAGTTTCATAACTCAATGTATaatcaaatatttattattacgaCAACTTAAATTTCAAAACGTATAATGTTATTTtgtaaaactttttaaaaatttgctaTCACTGATCTTTTGCAAAAATTCATACACGGCATTAGAATATcccataattaaaaaatttgggGTAAGAAAGTAAAGAAAGTAGGAACCTGAGGAGGAGGATGACTAGAATGAATAGCAGGATCAGCAGGAATACCAGTAGGAATTGGAGCATAGCCTTGTGTCGGAGCTACCCCTTGTGTTGCTGCACTCTCTTGTTCTTCACTTATATATGTTTTTCTTAATCCCCAATTTATCCCTAACCTATTACTCTTCCtcattattattggtattattactCTTGATTGCAAcatttttccttattttcttcttctaatTAAAACTAAGATATATTAGCTTTGTTTTCttagaaaattaataaagaaacttGGCAAAATTAGACAAAATTAATGgacttaatatataaataattactcCAAAAGAAGTATGTTCTAGAagtttaattaaaagaaaaagaagtaaaTAATTTAATGGTGACATGATCATATGGATGTAACGTGGAATGTGATTCTAGTGACTTCTGGATTTATTGGTTACGTGTCTTCTTTTTAAGATTTTGGGCTTTAGAAGTGTCCAAAGGAGGAGCCATTTCATTAAGCTGTCCATCTATCCCTTTTGAGTCCATCATATATTGGGCTTTGATGGGATTCAtgtgaaaattgaaataaaatgagtttttttaaaaaaagacaaaatttttattaagatCGTCTCATCATGAAACTACTTAATATGAGTTGtctcaatttttaatttcttaaaagttaatgaaaaaaatttcttttagtTAGTTAACTGCGTGAGTTTAAATTTAGACCACTTCTATTGCgccgtctcacagtgagacagtctcatacaataCTTGCTAAAAAAATTCCTTAAATAAGCTTTAGAatactcaaaattagtatttttGTGTTCTAGTTTAAGATTATGACTTATTCGGTCTtatgaacaacgaacaaaaaaaatttactacGACCTTTTTCACATTCGCTGTCAGTAACAGCGAATAAATATCTAATCTCAGCTTTGGTATGGAGATGtttattatgaaaattaaaattttccaaaattaatttttgtaatttttaaaaatgaaattatattttttcaaattttaggaTTTATGCTAAGCTTTGGCTTGACTTATGTTTGTACTCTATTTAGAAACAACTCTTTCTCTTCTTGGACACCATCTCATAGTGACAATGAAATAGTTTAAAGTTActcttataaataaaagtaaagtAAGTGTAtttcaagttttattttaaagtttttaaatgcagaaaagttgattttttttaattagctactcttgtgagagattaTCTCAAATAAGAAGtctatattcttattttttattttaatttgcattaattagtctattttagcccatatatctaatgcgtttCTTGAAGACACCGTCTCTCCcaacaatttgtgttttttaattaatttaaatctaACCGTAAAACTGTGTTAAATGAGATTTTTGTGGTTTAACAAGACATACCAAGAACTTCGGATTGGGGTAAGGCGTTTTGTAGGGAGGAACTCTTGCATGTGATCATTTCTGATATCATAGTcggtatttaaaatataaattttaactttaaaaataactATTAGCATTATATAACTAAATGTGAGTATTTTAATTATGAACGTtgatgttttgaattaatttaatcatgttaatttaccaatttaaaattgttttcgGGTgagatattaattaaaatttaaaaatttatatttagttGACAATTTAATAAAAGTGTATTTAAAGGGAGGATGAGGATGATCTATCATCTCAAATTAAAGAAGTTGATCCACCATGGCAAAATGTGTTACTGTTGGACTAAAAAGTTCAACGTTGGgcttatatgtaaatatttatacgtcgttataattaattaaaattgtctTTATACCCTAATTAAAGTGatctaattaaatttaaagggtttgggcttaaatgtatcaataggTTATGGGCCTTAAATGTGTAAAGACTCGTTGTATGACTGGGTTCTATGATGGGTCGAATACCAGTCAcaagttattatatatatatagcagttATGGTCTCTAGGTTATACATATTTCCTTTTCTCCTGCCATCCCATTATCAGAGAGAATCAAGAGTGATAACATTAAGGGTCGTCATTCTAGGAAATACGTGTTAATCTAGAAGATTTAATCGCATCCATTTCCAAGATTATCTCTTGCGACATGGAATCAGGTATCCTTCAGTTTTGTCCAATTATTTTATTcttctaattcaacataatcGATGCTGTTTGTTAGTAAAGGTATTCACCTTTTTTTTGTCTCATCAGTTACTTCTTCTAGGGTGGCTTGGATTAAAAGcaaatatttatgaaaaaaataaaagtcaaactagaAAAACAAAGTTAATTAGATAAATGATTAAAGGGATTTGATTGTTAGAGAGGTGAAAGAATTGATTAAAATGTAATGAAAAATGGAGGATATAGCAATTAGTTCTCGGGGTACAAATTTACTCTATGAGAGAATGGGAAAATTCTTTACCTCATAATGAGGAAATTAACctgttttttattcattttttttattttctctcattttacctttatcacaattatttcaataactTTATTTGCATCTCTAATTAGCTTTGtacattaatttgactttttatattccttaaatatttattttcaatccaAGCGACCACTAAGTTAGCATATTAATTAATCTATCTATCCGAATTTcgaagtatttatttatagggGTTGCACCTAATAAAACCTTAAGCTAGCAATCAATTAATCTATAActaataaatgaaataaaaaactgaagacaaaatcaaagaaagaaaatgaaattaccAATAATTGTATACAGGTTGATTTTACCGCCATGTCCAAGTAAATGAGTTTTATTACTTTATAGATGAATTTACAGAGAAGTTTTATTACATATATCATTTGCCttcttataaatataatttggcaagaaaataattaatataattgcGACATTATTTgtttccttattattcattgtatccaaaatcttgattattttcaatcaataatTAGCTTCCTTATTGCTTGCTTGATTATGTGTGTAAAAAATTGGGCAATCAATTAGCACTTTTTGAAAGgaaaattttctaatattctTATGAAAATTTCCAGAAATGACAAACTTAGTTTCAATAAAGTTATTATTACTTAATTGCTCCTATGATTACCatgtttattgaattttttttttaaattgatattaaaaattCAACATTTTATTCATTCGTTcctaataatttcaattttagatTGCCATTAGTTTGCTTATAGCATAATCTTTTATttcataataattcaaaatggaTAGctgaaaatttgaattattcgttacttttttttttttttacttcctCATATTCACCTAATGTattccatttgacttttcatcattttttaggtgatcaaataaaatcacatgtaaaagaaaaaagtatagtatttttaaatttttataggggtaaaataagattaataggagtaaaagtgtaaaaaaagttaagttttatatggtaaattaataatatttacatattcaaaataaaatgagacatttagaaTAACttaaccaaataaaaaaataagacactTAGGGTAAATAaaaaggagtattatttatgagTCTTTATCAAAAAtctattattttcaatcaatattTAGCTTCCTTATTGCTTGCTTTATTGTGCGTGTACAAAATTTGCAATCAATTAGCACTTTTGAAAGGCAAATTTTATAATATGACACGGTAATGAAATATTTTGGAAATATcaatatcaaaatatatatatatatatatatatatatatatatatatatataaaatcacaaattattatataagaTAATCTTACACATATGTTTTTATGGGCTTCTAATTTGAAGCCAAGACGGTGTGTCACAATCACGCCAGTAgcgaattaaaattttgtagacaATTGGAAAATTAAACgcaacaagaaaaataaagatatgCACTAAAATAACGAATTTCTTTATAATTAGTCGATTATCAAAACACCACCACTCGCTATCTAAATTTACAACATTGCCCTCGTCATTGAAAATAGCagaatataaaaaaccataaatAGTGGATACCGTTGGAAGCCAAACTTGGCAAGGGTAAAATCGGaagaaaatagataaaattcaaaaggaaaattAGGGTTACAAGATTGCGTTATCGGGTAAGGTAGGGTCGGGTCGGATAGGGTTAGCGGAAAGGGCAATATTGGACCATACAAAGGAAAAAATCGTCTCAGCAAactaaactaattaattaattaagcataaacAGAGCCATAAGACAAAGCCATTAGAAGCATAGCCGCTTGTTCAACCTCTCCTAATTTGTCTCGGAAATTATCAGTACTTTGTCTAATCACTTTGATCTTAAACGGCATTCCAAGGCCGCCATtgttactactactactactacttcCATTGCTGCTGGTggtttttttcttgtttttgtctacttttcctttttctaatCCTAATAGCGCTCTTCTCCTCTTGTGGTATTTAATTCCACATGCA
The Amaranthus tricolor cultivar Red isolate AtriRed21 chromosome 11, ASM2621246v1, whole genome shotgun sequence DNA segment above includes these coding regions:
- the LOC130827114 gene encoding GATA transcription factor 16-like isoform X1, whose product is MLDLKQCSVSESQSSSFELKRCTDCQTTTTPLWRGGPAGPKTLCNACGIKYHKRRRALLGLEKGKVDKNKKKTTSSNGSSSSSSNNGGLGMPFKIKVIRQSTDNFRDKLGEVEQAAMLLMALSYGSVYA
- the LOC130827158 gene encoding uncharacterized protein LOC130827158 → MLQSRVIIPIIMRKSNRLGINWGLRKTYISEEQESAATQGVAPTQGYAPIPTGIPADPAIHSSHPPPQGGDVGEAPDPLVPPRPPTSSSRRLEHTGVGRPSEPNTQQKRRSSNRASQLDGAEAYKAQKKAQEEDNKEYFKTHKASPLSELEFVDSRKPITQATDSPTSYYGRDEGVIVWKPEQLDTAEDSLLRAVENWKWNKMRGDPDSPHGRVLRELRGEYW
- the LOC130827114 gene encoding GATA transcription factor 16-like isoform X2 produces the protein MLDLKCSVSESQSSSFELKRCTDCQTTTTPLWRGGPAGPKTLCNACGIKYHKRRRALLGLEKGKVDKNKKKTTSSNGSSSSSSNNGGLGMPFKIKVIRQSTDNFRDKLGEVEQAAMLLMALSYGSVYA